A single window of Periophthalmus magnuspinnatus isolate fPerMag1 chromosome 9, fPerMag1.2.pri, whole genome shotgun sequence DNA harbors:
- the acsl2 gene encoding long-chain-fatty-acid--CoA ligase 5: protein MPVHDWLFSLRSNWRLKVSESESSRSILPSLPLSTPSLLGLGALASVTAYWLVTRPRPMHPIVDLQAQSVAVNGDPCCRRSALLKDDKLLDFYFEDTKTWYDMFQRGLRISDGGPCLGYRKPGQPYEWISYTEVAEQAQLLGSGLLAKGCLPNSSQFVGIFAQNRPEWTISELACYTYSMVVVPLYETLGLEAMVHILDLAEISLVICDREEKAASLLENKEKGLTPKLSCLVLFNDFSDTFLERAKKCDVEVLKYTQLIELGRENLRDPVPPKPEDLAVVCFTSGTTGKPKGAMLTHGNIASNTSSVIKILEGYFVIRQDDVSISYLPLAHMFERMIQVSMFCHGARVGFYQGDISLLMDDIKTLKPTFFPVVPRLLNRIYDKVQGSVTSPLRRALLNYAVRKKLAELSSGIVRNNSLWDILVFKKIQASLGGNLRFALTASAPISPAVLSFLRATLGCLIFEGYGQTECTAGCTFSMPGDWKAGHVGAPLPGSMVKLVDIPEMNYLAKNGEGEICTRGPSVFKGYLKDPERTAEALDSDGWLHTGDVGQWLPNGTLRIIDRKKHIFKLSQGEYIAPEKIENVYMRCVPVLQVFVHGDSLESHLVGIVVPDPEVFVDWAKERGFVGSYQELCQNPDVKNAVLEDMKAVGKEAGLKSFEQVKDLYLHPEMFSIANGLLTPTLKSRRTDIRRVFQEQLSAMYNKSKIKS from the exons ATGCCTGTTCATGACTGGTTATTTTCGCTTCGCTCAAACTGGAGACTTAAAGTTTCTGAATCCGAGAGTTCCCGAAGCATCCTGCCGTCACTGCCCTTGTCGACACCTTCTCTGTTAGGTTTAGGAGCTTTGGCCTCAGTCACTGCGTACTGGTTAGTGACCCGCCCACGACCCATGCACCCCATAGTGGATCTACAGGCACAGTCCGTGGCTGTCAAT GGAGATCCCTGCTGCAGAAGGTCGGCTCTTCTCAAGGATGACAAACTGCTGGATTTTTACTTTGAGGACACTAAAACGTGGTACGACATGTTTCAAAGAGGCCTCAGAATCTCAG ACGGTGGCCCTTGTCTTGGCTACAGAAAACCTGGACAGCCATACGAGTGGATCTCCTACACCGAG GTGGCAGAGCAGGCGCAGCTTCTGGGCTCTGGGCTTTTGGCCAAAGGGTGCCTACCGAATTCCAGTCAGTTTGTTGGGATATTTGCACAGAACAGACCAGAG TGGACAATCTCAGAACTGGCCTGTTACACTTACTCAATGGTAGTAGTGCCTCTGTATGAAACTCTGGGGCTGGAGGCAATGGTGCATATCCTCGATCTGG ctgAGATTTCATTGGTGATTTGTGATCGTGAAGAAAAAGCAGCATCTCTTTTGGAGAACAAAGAGAAAGGCCTGACCCCTAAACTGTCCTGCCTGGTCCTCTTCAATGACTTCAGTGATACCTTTTTGGAGCGAGCCAAGAAATGTGACGTGGAAGTGCTTAAATACACACAGCTCATA GAACTGGGGAGAGAGAACCTCCGAGATCCTGTG CCGCCCAAGCCTGAGGATCTGGCAGTGGTTTGCTTCACCAGCGGCACCACAG gAAAACCTAAGGGAGCCATGCTCACCCACGGCAACATCGCCTCCAACACTTCCTCTGTTATTAAGATCCTGGAG GGCTATTTTGTGATTCGACAAGACGATGTGTCAATCTCCTATTTACCTCTGGCACATATGTTTGAGAGGATGATCCAG GTGTCCATGTTCTGTCATGGAGCTCGAGTTGGATTCTACCAAGGTGACATTTCTCTCCTGATGGATGACATCAAAACTCTCAAACCAACCTTTTTCCCTGTTGTACCTCGCTTACTTAATCGAATCTATGACAAG GTTCAAGGTTCAGTGACTTCTCCTTTGCGTCGAGCTTTGTTGAATTATGCTGTAAGAAAGAAGCTAGCGGAGCTCAGCAGTGGAATTGTACGCAATAACAGTCTCTGGGACATACTAGTGTTCAAGAAGATTCAG GCTAGTCTTGGTGGTAATCTCCGTTTTGCCCTCACTGCGTCGGCCCCCATCTCCCCCGCTGTGTTGTCATTCCTGCGAGCCACTCTAGGCTGCCTCATATTTGAGGGCTATGGTCAGACTGAGTGCACAGCCGGCTGCACTTTCTCTATGCCTGGAGACTGGAAAGCAG gTCATGTTGGTGCTCCATTGCCTGGTTCCATGGTTAAACTGGTGGATATTCCTGAAATGAACTATTTAGCCAAGAATGGAGAAGGAGAG atCTGCACAAGAGGCCCGAGTGTCTTCAAGGGCTACTTAAAGGACCCAGAGAGAACAGCTGAGGCATTGGACAGTGATGGCTGGCTACACACTGGAGACGTGGGCCAGTGGCTTCCT AATGGTACCTTACGCATTATTGACcggaaaaagcacatttttaagttGTCCCAAGGGGAATATATAGCTCCAGAGAAGATAGAAAATGTCTACATGCGCTGTGTCCCTGTCCTCCAGGTTTTTGTGCATGGAGACAGCTTGGAA TCGCATCTCGTAGGAATAGTGGTTCCTGATCCAGAGGTGTTTGTTGACTGGGCTAAAGAGCGAGGCTTTGTGGGATCTTACCAAGAGTTGTGCCAGAACCCT GATGTTAAGAATGCTGTGCTGGAAGACATGAAAGCTGTTGGAAAAGAAGCAGgattgaagtcatttgagcag GTGAAGGATCTGTATTTGCACCCAGAGATGTTCAGCATCGCCAATGGCCTCCTCACGCCAACACTCAAAAGCAGACGCACAGATATCCGCAGAGTTTTCCAAGAGCAGCTTTCAGCCATGTACAATAAGAGTAAAATCAAGAGTTAA